A single genomic interval of Candidatus Neomarinimicrobiota bacterium harbors:
- a CDS encoding TonB-dependent receptor, with protein MKHFSTALFLSILGLTLAFSQRGGGRKFDPSMMPKIGVIEGTVLDSMNGNPIEYASVSIISGRNQTIVSGGLTQKDGSFKIKELQLGRYSVVIQFIGYEKKVLGPFKLFPGEGGSTELNLGRIGLKITAVQMEAVDVIEDAPSYIQTIDKQIFNVDKSLTVAGGTAEDALKKIPNVDVDIDGNISLRGDQNVTVLIDGKPSGMTHGDRRAMVDNIPAAMIERVEVISNPSAKYDPDGMGGIINIILKRGIFEGFNGNTSLSAGEYGKYNGSGMLNYRMNNWNLTGNGSYRLGNRYGDGARLFNYIYTDSINIMNQNTLRIREPESISFRLGADYYLGSKNTFSLTSTFESHDKRDRTIIDYIEPDYGEQQSVEWDKGSTMDWSFRYDRDFDEQERDLIIDITHNSSVDEEIEEDVEGTDELGDEHIHVEDGAHSHSDEKNSNIVILSDYTHPFSEKTILETGFKSTIQKFNTDLDYLSLPYAYNYQEDVHAVYATLSHKISEKLGLKLGARAEQVSTDASVTRSSTATPDSVNVFTAIIDTAVSTSPFSNPYFQVYPSAFLLYDFSKSTKIQFGYSKRVNRPRRRSLSPFPRNTTDASHVRTGNPFLRPEYSEALEFNFFTNTRTMTFNTGVSYKRLTDMIQWWDRDILVVGNEEFEIMTADNAGFAERFVGHVMLNLRFMPFVNLTLNAYGWNSRSFGSGESDLNGESRGIGGFGNLNVTVPGIAKVEITSRFRGKMKINYGHIDPMVTFDLGIQKSFFDRRLSVTLKINDLTNSGKFSIYTEQDIESLIGENYTQTMDAWRKRDRRTVSLVLNYNFGKLEQKRRWSREGMGRGGEGGGMMDMDY; from the coding sequence ATGAAACATTTTAGTACAGCATTATTTTTATCTATTTTGGGACTCACATTAGCTTTTTCCCAAAGAGGCGGTGGCCGGAAATTTGACCCATCCATGATGCCAAAGATTGGCGTAATTGAAGGAACGGTTTTGGACTCCATGAACGGGAACCCGATAGAATACGCTTCTGTATCTATCATCAGTGGTCGTAACCAAACAATTGTTTCCGGCGGGCTTACCCAAAAGGATGGATCTTTCAAAATAAAGGAACTTCAGCTTGGACGTTATTCAGTGGTTATCCAATTCATCGGATATGAAAAAAAGGTACTTGGTCCGTTTAAATTGTTTCCCGGTGAAGGTGGTAGTACAGAATTGAATCTTGGTCGGATAGGACTCAAAATTACTGCTGTCCAAATGGAAGCAGTGGACGTGATTGAAGATGCACCTTCTTATATACAGACTATTGATAAGCAGATATTTAATGTAGATAAAAGTCTTACTGTAGCCGGCGGAACGGCAGAAGATGCCCTCAAGAAAATCCCAAATGTGGACGTGGATATCGACGGAAATATTAGTCTTCGAGGAGACCAAAACGTAACCGTGCTCATTGACGGAAAACCCAGCGGTATGACCCACGGAGACCGACGTGCAATGGTCGATAACATTCCCGCTGCTATGATTGAACGCGTAGAGGTTATTTCAAATCCGTCAGCGAAATATGATCCAGACGGTATGGGCGGAATTATTAATATCATTTTGAAGCGGGGTATTTTTGAAGGCTTCAATGGTAACACATCTCTTTCCGCAGGGGAATACGGGAAATACAACGGTTCCGGAATGCTGAACTACCGCATGAATAATTGGAACTTGACCGGGAACGGAAGTTATCGGCTTGGCAATCGCTATGGCGATGGCGCCAGATTGTTCAATTATATATACACAGATTCAATCAATATCATGAATCAGAATACACTCAGGATTCGAGAGCCGGAAAGTATTTCGTTTCGATTAGGCGCCGATTATTACCTCGGTTCGAAAAATACATTTTCTCTCACGTCTACATTTGAGTCGCATGATAAACGCGACAGAACAATCATAGATTATATTGAGCCTGATTACGGTGAACAGCAAAGTGTGGAATGGGACAAGGGATCCACAATGGACTGGTCCTTCAGGTACGACCGTGATTTTGATGAACAGGAACGGGACCTCATAATTGACATTACCCACAATTCCTCTGTGGATGAGGAAATAGAAGAAGATGTGGAAGGCACCGACGAATTAGGTGACGAACATATCCATGTGGAGGATGGGGCGCACAGCCATTCCGATGAAAAGAATTCCAATATTGTGATTCTTTCGGACTACACCCATCCTTTCAGTGAAAAGACAATTTTGGAAACAGGGTTTAAAAGCACAATCCAGAAGTTTAACACGGACCTTGATTATCTCAGTCTGCCGTATGCATACAATTATCAGGAGGATGTCCACGCGGTATATGCGACGCTCTCTCACAAAATTTCAGAAAAGTTGGGTCTCAAGCTTGGCGCACGAGCAGAACAAGTAAGTACTGACGCTAGCGTAACGCGCAGTTCAACTGCTACACCTGATTCCGTCAATGTTTTTACCGCCATTATTGATACAGCAGTTTCAACGTCGCCCTTCAGTAATCCTTATTTTCAGGTATATCCAAGTGCGTTTTTACTCTACGATTTTTCGAAAAGCACCAAGATTCAGTTTGGATACAGCAAAAGGGTGAATAGACCTCGTCGCCGATCGCTGAGCCCGTTTCCTAGGAACACAACTGATGCTTCGCATGTGCGGACTGGAAATCCATTTCTTCGCCCGGAATACAGCGAAGCGCTGGAATTCAATTTCTTCACAAATACTCGGACGATGACGTTTAATACCGGTGTGTCTTACAAGCGTCTTACAGATATGATTCAGTGGTGGGACCGCGACATTTTGGTAGTAGGGAACGAAGAATTCGAAATTATGACAGCAGACAATGCAGGATTTGCAGAGCGGTTTGTGGGTCACGTTATGCTTAATCTTCGATTTATGCCGTTTGTAAACCTGACGCTGAATGCATACGGTTGGAATTCCCGCTCTTTTGGTTCCGGCGAATCGGATTTGAACGGAGAATCACGTGGAATAGGTGGATTCGGGAATTTGAATGTGACGGTTCCGGGGATTGCTAAAGTCGAAATCACGAGCCGATTTCGGGGGAAAATGAAAATCAATTATGGGCATATTGATCCCATGGTTACCTTTGATCTTGGAATTCAAAAATCGTTTTTTGACCGCAGACTATCAGTGACATTAAAAATCAATGACCTTACCAATAGTGGAAAATTTTCGATTTATACTGAACAGGATATTGAAAGTTTAATCGGCGAGAATTACACCCAAACAATGGATGCATGGCGGAAACGCGATCGCCGGACGGTTTCGTTGGTGCTCAATTATAATTTTGGGAAGCTTGAGCAGAAGCGCCGTTGGAGCCGCGAAGGTATGGGCCGAGGAGGAGAAGGCGGCGGCATGATGGATATGGATTATTAA
- a CDS encoding endonuclease/exonuclease/phosphatase family protein — protein sequence MHKVSYKKVKQALVLSALICITPIFAGDTLTVGFWNVENVFDLEDDPYKNDNEFAIGGKKRINKGIYNLKMNNIASVISKIGADVLGLCEIENEAVLKDLDSRVPSFEYQIVHYESADFRGIDVALFYNPEKLWLVDSRKIKVLLPSGKPTRDILHATLKFEEQILHVFVNHWPSKYGGVEKTIPFRAAAARTLRKEVERLLEYNPNAEIVIMGDLNDEPIDPSIVEHLGANMDKTKVNGRDTILWNVMEPYHRNKEGSTYKYGGKDMVYDHLIISSGLWDEKNLTFVNGSERVFDGPEYRQHVGKYDGSPFRFWAGNKLLGGYSDHMPIYLKIYRLE from the coding sequence CTATTTTTGCTGGCGATACGCTTACCGTTGGATTCTGGAACGTTGAGAATGTTTTTGACTTAGAAGACGATCCGTATAAGAATGATAATGAATTTGCTATAGGTGGGAAAAAGCGCATAAATAAAGGAATTTATAATTTGAAAATGAACAATATCGCTTCTGTTATTAGCAAGATAGGTGCCGATGTTCTTGGACTCTGCGAAATTGAGAATGAAGCAGTCCTGAAAGATTTGGATTCTCGTGTTCCATCATTTGAATACCAGATTGTGCATTATGAATCTGCTGATTTTCGCGGGATTGATGTTGCACTTTTTTACAATCCGGAAAAACTTTGGCTTGTAGATTCACGGAAAATCAAAGTATTGCTTCCATCCGGAAAACCTACACGAGACATTCTTCATGCCACATTGAAATTTGAAGAACAGATTTTGCATGTGTTTGTCAATCATTGGCCATCAAAATATGGCGGTGTGGAAAAAACTATTCCGTTTCGGGCAGCGGCTGCGAGAACCCTGCGGAAGGAAGTTGAGCGCCTGCTGGAATATAATCCAAATGCGGAAATAGTGATTATGGGTGACTTAAACGATGAGCCGATCGATCCATCTATTGTGGAGCATCTCGGCGCAAATATGGACAAAACGAAGGTAAATGGTAGGGATACTATTTTATGGAATGTGATGGAACCATATCACAGGAATAAAGAAGGTAGTACTTATAAATATGGTGGGAAAGATATGGTGTACGATCATTTGATCATCAGTTCGGGACTTTGGGATGAAAAAAATCTTACGTTTGTAAACGGGTCAGAGCGGGTGTTTGATGGCCCGGAATACCGTCAGCATGTTGGAAAATACGACGGTTCTCCCTTCAGATTTTGGGCGGGAAATAAACTGCTCGGAGGTTATTCGGATCATATGCCGATTTATTTAAAAATATATCGATTAGAATAG